The genomic region CCATTGAATATGTGATTATCGTGGCGATAGTTGCATTGGTAATCATTGGGTTCGGCACTGGACTGGGCGATAAAATAAAAGGCGTTTTCCAGAAGGTGTCCGATGCGCTGCCAGCAGCGACTTAACCGTAAGGGTTGTACGTTGTCGTTCCGATGATCTTTTTATCAGGTACTGCCCATGAACCACCCTTCGTCACCCCGCCAGCAAATCCTATTGGTGGATGACGAGGAGGATGCGCTGGTCGAGTTAGCCGAATCCCTCGAAAACGAGGGATTCGTCTGTTTCACTTCCACCTCCGTTACTTTCGCCCTGCAAGAATTGACACTTCATCCTGATATAGCGTTGGTCATCACTGACCTGCGCATGCCCGAGGAAAGCGGGATTTCCTTGATCAAGCGCCTGCGCGAACACACCTCGCGCTCGCATTTACCTGTGATCGTGATGTCCGGCCATGCCGAGATGGATGATGTCAGTGACATGCTGCGCCTGCAGGTGCTGGATCTGTTCCGCAAACCGATCTATCTGGTGCGCTTGATCGATACCCTCAACAGCCTGTTTCCCCTGCCGAAGTCCCTTCGGTAGTTGGCGCGAGCAGTTGCAAAAAATGTGGGAGGGGGTTTACCCCCGATGAGCTCGGGTATCTACACAACTCTGACGTAGCGACCGTCAGTCACCACGATGCGCAGCGAGCCGTTCTTGATCTTGATCTGCTTTTGATCTTGATCTAAGGCGCCCCGTTAAACCACGCTGGCCGGAATTCGACAGGGATTTGGGGGGTAAACCGGCAGGGATGCCGGTTTAGCCGCCCCGCGCCATGGATGGCGCGTGGCGGCGGCCCCCCAAATCCATGGCGGATTACGGGCACACCGAGCCTGAGCGAGGTGCCGAGTGGTGGGGCAAGAGCGTTTTGCTTACTTTTGCGCTTTTTGTACGGACCGGACACATGGTTGACGGGTGTGCGGGGACATGGTGGACACTTTGCGGCGAACTAACTT from Pseudomonas synxantha harbors:
- a CDS encoding Flp family type IVb pilin is translated as MILDLFLKFYIHTQLFLRRRDGASAIEYVIIVAIVALVIIGFGTGLGDKIKGVFQKVSDALPAAT
- a CDS encoding response regulator, whose translation is MNHPSSPRQQILLVDDEEDALVELAESLENEGFVCFTSTSVTFALQELTLHPDIALVITDLRMPEESGISLIKRLREHTSRSHLPVIVMSGHAEMDDVSDMLRLQVLDLFRKPIYLVRLIDTLNSLFPLPKSLR